The DNA window GCTGCGCCGACTGGCTGATGGAGCGGGTGATCTCGTCGATGGAAGCGCGAAGCTGCTCGGCGCCGGCCGCCACGCTCTCGACCTCGCTGGTCGCCTCCTGCACGGAATGGGCGACGCTGTCGCTGTGGTGGCTGGTCTGCTTGGCGTTGTCGAGCATCGAATTGGCTTCGTTGCGCATCGAGGTGGCCGAGCGCACCACCTCGCCCATCATCGCCTTGACCGAAGCCTCCAGGTCGTTGGCGAGCGCCGACATCGCCTGACGCCGTTCCTGGTCGTTGCGGACGCGCATCGCCTCCTGTTCGCGGGACAGTTCCTGCACCCGGATGGCATTCTCCTTGAACACCTGGACGGTGCGGGCCATCTGGCCGATCTCGTCGCCGCGGTCCGCGGCGGGAATGTCGGCCTCCAGGTTGCCGCGGGCCAGCCGTTCCATCACGTCGGTCAGGCGCACGATGGGCCGGGCGATGTTCATGCCGATGAACAGGGCGACGCCAACCGTCACCAGCAACGCGCCCCCCGCCACCAGCATGAAGGCCTGGGTCGTGTTGTCGACCGACGCGTTGACCTGGGTATAGGCGTCCGTCGAGACCTTGCGTTTGTAATTCAGATAGTCGCGGCTGGTGCTCTGAAGACGGGTGTAAGCCGATTGAACCTCCTGCAGGAAGTCGAGTGGATCGACACCCATCTTGAGCAGATCGAGGAAACTTCCCACCTTTGCAAGATAGGTCGCAGCATCGCTGCCGAACCGCTCGAAATACTTCGCTTCCTCGTCGGTTTCAGCGGTAGCGCCCTTCAATGCCTCCGATTGCCCCTTCAGCTTGTCGAGCTGTGCGCTGAGGGCCTTCATCTCCTCTTCCACCGCCTTGGGCGAGGCGTTCGCGCTGTTGAGGATCACGGTCCGGTACATGCCGGCGTGGGCCACCGTCAAGGTGTCGGTCAGTCCCTGGATCTCCGCTTCCCGTGTGAAGGAGCGGTTGAACAGGGTGTCCAGCAGCGTCGACTGCTGGGTGATCGCCGACCAGCCGAGCAGCGCGATCACCAGCATGCCGATGATCGCCGTCGTCGCCGGAATGGCCATCTTGACGGGGATGTGGAAGTTGTTGAGGAGGGTCATGGGGCACCTGCGTCGGCCGTCGGTCCATGGTGCGAACCATCCGGCATGGCATTGGGGCGGAGGAACGGGCGGCGGTCGCGCGACGCCGGCGGCACCATCGGCGCCGCCCTGCGTTCCGCAATCGCCGGACCGCTCTGCGATACGTGGTTGGAACGAGAACCCTGTCCGGGGTCGCATCCGAGGCGGCCGGCCCGCCGGCACGACCACCACGGCGTCATCTCATCCCGAAAATCTTTTTCAATGATTAACAGCGATTCTTTTGCCAGAATCTTTGATCTGTCACAATCATTCGCCAGCTTCTCGACATATTCGCGCATGCAAATCTCTAACATACCAACATATGCACCAAGGCATGGCGGATTTCTATTGTCCGAACCGAACCTGGCCGAACACCACCGCGCCCGCTAAAAGTTCCCCTTTTCCGTGCTGTTCTAGAACAGGAAGCAGCCATAACGCAGTATGCATGCTTCGGAATTCATACAATTAGAGGCTAACAGGATTTCACTCTCGCATCAATGGCGCGATTTCAGGTCATACTGCCGCATGCAGCGCTGAAACAGCCGCCCTTTCCCGCGGGCGCATGGTCGACCCCCGCAAGTCGGTTCTCAGTATTTTCAAATATATGACAAGTAGAGGCGTCAGCGCGGCGAGCCGCCTCAGCCCGCGGCCGAGACCATGAAGGCGATGGAGATCGACACCGGCGACAGCAGGGTGGAGATCAGCAGCGACATCGACACCACGTCCCGGCCGGCGTTGTATCGCTCGGCGAAGACATAGGCGTTGATGCCGATCGGCAGGGCCGCGGCGGTCACGGCCGGAGCGACCCACACCGGCGGCAGGTCGAAGACATGGGTGGCCAGCAGCCAGGTCAGCAGCGGGTGCAGCCCGGTCTTGAGCAGGGCCACGACCGTCGCGGGCAGCACAGCGCCCGAAGCCGGGCTGAGCGCCAGCGACGCGCCCAGGGTGAAGCAGGCGCAGGGAAGCACCGTCTGGGCCATCATGGTGAAGCTCTTCATCACCATGGGCGGAATCGGCAGATGGATCAGGTTGGCCGCCAGCCCGAGGATGACCGACACCACCAGCGGGCTGGTCAGCGTCGCCTTGGCCGCCCCCAGCGTCGCCTGGACAGGCCGCCCGGACCGGCCGCCGCGCGCCGACCGCTGGGTCTCCGCCAGCATGGTTGCAGAGGTGAACAGCAAGGGCGACTGGAAAACAATCAGCAGCATCACCGGCACCGCCACCGTCGGCCCATAGGCCTCCATGATGATGGGTGAGCCGAGAAGCGCGATGTTGGAAAAGGAACTGGCGAGGCCGATGGGTGCGATCTGTTCCCGCCGGCCCGCCATCCGCATCCACAGCCCGCCCACCAGGAAGACCGCCACCGCCGCGATGTAGAAGGACCCCAGCACCGCCCATTCCAGCGGGTCGGGGATGTCCGCCCGCGCCATGTTGGAGAACAGCAGCGCCGGCAGCGCATAGATGCCGAGGAAACGGGAAAGCCCCTGGACCATCGCATTGCTGAACCCACGGTAGCGTGCCGCCCAGTAGCCAAGGGCGATCAGGCCGAACATCGGCAGGACGATCTGGAAAATCAGCGACATGGACACGGCACCATGTGGGCGGGGTCGGCCGGGCGGGCCGACGATGCGGGGGCTTTCCTTACACCGATCCGCTCATTCGGCGGGAACGATCTCCAGCGGCGGGACGCCCAGCACATCCACCAGGGTGGCGCCGGCCTCGATCTGCTCGGTCCACTGGCGCTCGCGCTCCAGCAGGGCGAGGCTCTGGGCCAGGGCGGCATCGGCGAAGGCCAGCGGCACGACCACCACGCCGTCCTCGTCACCCAGGATCAGGTCGCCGGGATTGACCGGCACGCCGCCGATGGCCGCCGTGACGTCCATCTTGCCGCCGAAATTCTTGTGCGGGCCACGGGCGACCGCACCCTTGGCGAACACCGGCAGGCCGAGCCCGCGGATTTCGTGCAGATCGCGGACAGAGCCGTCGACCACCAGCCCGCCCAGCGCCCGGCGCTTGCAGCAGCGCACCACCCATTCGCCGGCCAGCGCAACGTCGTCCAGGCCGCCGCCGGCCACGACGACCACGTCGCCCGGTTCGGCGAGGCTGACGGCATGGTGAACCATGCTGTTGTCGCCGGGCATGGTGACGACGGTGCGGGCCTGGCCGCAGATGCGCATGCCCGGCACCATCGGCTTGATCCGGGAATCCATGCTCTGGCAGCGGTTCAGCGCATCGGAGGCGACGCTGCTGGGCACCGACGACCATTTGGCGAGGGCGTCGGTCGACAGCCGGCGGTAGTCGACGAGATAGCGTTGCATGGCCATGGCGGGGTCCTTTCTTCGGTCTGGTCTTCGTGTCTGGATCGGGTTCGGAGGGGGGCGTGGGGGCGGTGACGGTTCCCGCTTCGGTCGATCCCGTAACCGGCGGCCCCGACACGGCCGAACCGTCCGCCATGCGGCCGGGTGACCGGCAGCGGCGAACGGGTCGAGCGATTCGGACGTCCTTATGCGGGAAGGATTCGGAACTTCAACGCGCTTTTTCGCGGATTTTCAGCGAGCGGCACAACCCCCGGAGCTTTAGACGCCATTTATTTAGATTTTGAAGTGTACTCGCATAAGCCGTCATACGCAAGGAGGTTGACAATCTGTAAATATGTCATAGGAAATTTCGTCCCGCATTGCTGGTTATCACCAAACAACACGCGCCTGAGACGTGAAATTACAAGACAGTCACCGGCCACGCTTTGGCGCTTCATAACTGCCGATACAGGCCACCGGCATTGAGGGGAGTTGAGAAAACGCGCCGACGTATAGGGCAGCGACCAATCCTACAATTGTATGCTGCCGACGGCTTGCCTTACTACAATCTATGGATATGCCAACTCAACCCGTGAGAGCGTGCCGCCAACGTCGGGCGCACAGCTTTGCGGAAATGGCGGAGGAACCGCGACGGCGGGCCGGGGGCCGGCAGGACCGTGAAGGCGTGGGTCGAGGGTAACAGGCCGGCAAGTGCGGGCGCGAAAATGCGAAAGGCCGGCACCCGAAGGTCCGGCCTTTTGAAATCGCATGCTCCAGCAGGAAGACTGGAGGAAACTGGAGCGGGCGAAGGGATTCGAACCCTCGACCCCAACCTTGGCAAGGTTGTGCTCTACCCCTGAGCTACGCCCGCGCTCCGTACCGCTTTCGAACCAGCTTGTGGTTCAGCAGCGTGTCGCTGCCGTCCGGCGGTGTGCGGCGGACTATACTCATCGGCCGACGCATTGCAAGCGCCTTGTTTCAGTTTTTTCACCGGCTGGACGATTTTCCGCTCGCCCGGTACAAGGACTGTCATGGACACCGCATCGACCCCCCTTCCGGATCAGGCGGCGCCGCTGCCGACCTCGCCGGACCAACTGCTGGCGCGGCTCGACGCGCTGGGCATCCAGGCGACCACGCACAGCCACCCGCCGCTGCACACGGTGGAGGAGAGCAAGGCCCTGCGCGGCGCCCTGCCCGGCGGCCATTGCAAGAACCTGTTCCTGAAGGACAAGAAGGACCAGCATTGGCTGGTGGTGGCGCTGGAGGATGCCAGGGTCGACCTGAACCGGCTGGACAAGGCGATCGGGTCGGCGCGGCTGTCCTTCGCCTCGGCAGACCGGCTGTGGCGCGTCCTCGGCATCCGGCCGGGGTCGGTCACGCCCTTCGCCCTGGTCAACGACACCGGGCACAAGGTGCGCGTCGTCCTGCAGAAGGCGATGATGGAGCATGACCTGCTGAACTATCACCCACTGCTGAACGACCGCACCACGGCGATCCGGCGCGATGATCTGCTGCGCTTCATACGCGCCTGCGGGCACGAGCCGGCGATCGTCGAGTTCGGTCGCGCCGAGGAGTGACCGGCCGAGCGGCGGTTTCCACGCAATGCTTGCTTGAGCCGCCTTGCGCGCTCACATATGTCGGCAACGACGAGGATCCGGGCACCGCAACGGCCGGATCGGCAACTCCATGGCCCACCGGGATGTCCTAATGGGCCAGGCATCACCAACGGGACCGAAACACGCCATGTTCTCCATGCCCCCCGCCAACGGGTCCAAGCCCGCCGCTCCTGCCGCCGCCGGTGCCGCTGACGTCGTCAAGGACAGCAGCG is part of the Azospirillum lipoferum 4B genome and encodes:
- a CDS encoding methyl-accepting chemotaxis protein, producing the protein MTLLNNFHIPVKMAIPATTAIIGMLVIALLGWSAITQQSTLLDTLFNRSFTREAEIQGLTDTLTVAHAGMYRTVILNSANASPKAVEEEMKALSAQLDKLKGQSEALKGATAETDEEAKYFERFGSDAATYLAKVGSFLDLLKMGVDPLDFLQEVQSAYTRLQSTSRDYLNYKRKVSTDAYTQVNASVDNTTQAFMLVAGGALLVTVGVALFIGMNIARPIVRLTDVMERLARGNLEADIPAADRGDEIGQMARTVQVFKENAIRVQELSREQEAMRVRNDQERRQAMSALANDLEASVKAMMGEVVRSATSMRNEANSMLDNAKQTSHHSDSVAHSVQEATSEVESVAAGAEQLRASIDEITRSISQSAQLARGAVEEAGRTDSIVQGLSEASRKIEEVVGLIQSIAGQTNLLALNATIEAARAGEAGKGFAVVAQEVKSLANQTAKATEEIGAEIAAVQAATHAAVGAIRAIVGTIRQVDESLGTVAAAVEEQDAATRDISARSQRAAVDTMAVMQEMRLVQQAAETTGHSAGSVQNTTEELSRSFNRLDHEIEAFIARITAA
- a CDS encoding AEC family transporter → MSLIFQIVLPMFGLIALGYWAARYRGFSNAMVQGLSRFLGIYALPALLFSNMARADIPDPLEWAVLGSFYIAAVAVFLVGGLWMRMAGRREQIAPIGLASSFSNIALLGSPIIMEAYGPTVAVPVMLLIVFQSPLLFTSATMLAETQRSARGGRSGRPVQATLGAAKATLTSPLVVSVILGLAANLIHLPIPPMVMKSFTMMAQTVLPCACFTLGASLALSPASGAVLPATVVALLKTGLHPLLTWLLATHVFDLPPVWVAPAVTAAALPIGINAYVFAERYNAGRDVVSMSLLISTLLSPVSISIAFMVSAAG
- a CDS encoding RraA family protein, which produces MAMQRYLVDYRRLSTDALAKWSSVPSSVASDALNRCQSMDSRIKPMVPGMRICGQARTVVTMPGDNSMVHHAVSLAEPGDVVVVAGGGLDDVALAGEWVVRCCKRRALGGLVVDGSVRDLHEIRGLGLPVFAKGAVARGPHKNFGGKMDVTAAIGGVPVNPGDLILGDEDGVVVVPLAFADAALAQSLALLERERQWTEQIEAGATLVDVLGVPPLEIVPAE
- a CDS encoding prolyl-tRNA synthetase associated domain-containing protein; the protein is MDTASTPLPDQAAPLPTSPDQLLARLDALGIQATTHSHPPLHTVEESKALRGALPGGHCKNLFLKDKKDQHWLVVALEDARVDLNRLDKAIGSARLSFASADRLWRVLGIRPGSVTPFALVNDTGHKVRVVLQKAMMEHDLLNYHPLLNDRTTAIRRDDLLRFIRACGHEPAIVEFGRAEE